The genomic DNA AgtaattattaagaggacgtgataccaaAACGTGTACGCGTGCAACGACCGAGAGAACGCGCTGTTAAGTGTTTTCGTGATCCGCATGCACGCGACGTGTAAGTCACGCCCACTACTCGCCGTCGGCGGCCGGCTGTCGATTGTGCTCATTCGGAACTTCGGGAGCGACGTTCATTATTCTATGAACGTTCGTCTAAGACGTTTCGCGTCATTAAGAAATGCCgccgtattattttaaatgtccgCGCGTACCTACCCATAATCTactgattataatttaagtcaCTGCTTACCTAAATATATGTATCATTGTATAGATCGTAGATACTGTATTATAACATAGCTTGATTTGTATTTATCgaattattacttattcaattacaattaaataaaaactacaatattacctattgcCGGTTggtaatcatatattatgtcaattctTTTTGAATAGAcacatattactttttattttaaaaaaatcaaatatattggtaggtataattaattaaaactatatttataatattaaaccttacaaatgtaaatttaaaataatatatttttaatatttaattataaatacctaaacctataatatgtctaataatgtttacatttattatgtaacgaaatttataaatattacattttttatatgaaaataatacttcaatgtatactaaaaatttaaacaaaattccaagtaggtaggtataaataaataataaatacttataaatataatataatattgtaatatacaaatatattataggtacacaatgtGGGTCATTTGTTacccaatttattaattttcatttttttatgattgtctatattttcttttatgtgCGCAGGTTCATATATGTCGCTTTTCAtcaatcttttataatattgaggGTCGATAATTTCCCGAAGTAAACATTCTTCGTAAAATCTATAGAACAAACATTTTAGCAGTTagcctaaaataataaaaccaatttaaaaatacagacaattttaattttttctccaTAGTTTTACTCCAAAAAACGTcatcataatgaataatttctAAATGTGTCCATTCcggtgtataaataaaaaaataacatttatgacGTTCTGTGATGTGCATTTGGCcctgtatttgaaaataatagtgATGGTCTTTCCTTAATTGATACACACCGTTTTTTTCACTTATGTATGGGagctacaaaaatatattaagtaattagtttaattattattcgatatttaatattcacaCAATTTCCAAGGCAAATATTCATACAAActgttaatttgtattttgtacttagcaattagtatattataccaacaacaattatttttaaagtctttTACCTTTTTTTCTTGTAAAGCTTGCTCCAAAGTGTCACTGTCTTTTACCGAATAAGGACATTTTATTTCGGTAATTGAGTTGCTCCCAATTAAAccatctataataatagtatattgatacataaaaaaacatattttattgtatgaataaaataatatttatataaagccTGTTAACGCtggtagaatattatatacctggtGTTGCTGCCAAATATGGTATGAACTTATCAATAAATAGGCCACATTTCTGAACTTTACtgcttattttaaattctaggCATTTGAGTGCAGTCTCTTCAGTCTGTTTTCCATAATTTAGTGAACTTGAAGTAGGGctactgtataaaatatcataaaccGTGGATTTGCATGATGTTTGAGGACGCATTTTGCAAATTCGACCAAAATTTGATGCGGTTAATCTATTTCTCCTCTCAACAAACCACCTTTGACTATTCGCTTGTTGCATTGTTTCACGTTCCAATATATGTCTAGCTGTCTCTGTCAtagtcaatgataaaataaaatcttccttctttttttttattacagtatCTGGCAATATGTCTAATAAGGGTTCAGCCAAACCATAAAATTCGTCAGGTCCctgagaacttttttttttaaagtattttcctGATGATTTAAAAAGTGATCTtcgcatttttaaatttcttctttTGTCAGAagtatatttaagaaattttttCGCTATacttcctaaaaaaaaaaattatattatattaatagataaagccgcgattttttttctataatttatttcattttaaataacaatcgcccaattatatacctatattattttatactataataataaattattcactaatgtaggtaataaagaAATGTTAAATGTTGTATGTTTAACCTGGACTtttgtttgtgatttttttatgcatCGTACGAATAAAATTTCCTTTAGAATTAAATGATACTATTGCTGCTTGAATTCTTATGTTGTAGGATTGCTTTTGGGTAAAATTTATCCTCTTGCCtgctatatgtttatttatgatGCTGTTTAGTTGTTCGCAATAGTTATTATCAACGTCAAGAATAAGACTTTTTGAATTGTCAGCTACACGACGTAAAACAAACTTCACATCGTTCATTAGGCCACATTTGTTAATTTCAGATACCAAGTCGTTCTCATTTAATTTTGGTCCTGAACAAAAATAACTTTCGCATTTGAGATGGTGGCCGAAAATATGATAAGGTCCATTTAATATATCGTTCCGTAAACctaaccaaaaataattattttttacaattattttagaatacctacatttatacgaaggaatctaaataaaaattaaaccttTTTACCTTCGATTTTTTCTTGCATAGTATCATCCAAATTTTTTCTGTGATTTATCGCTTTGGTTACAGCCGTTCGAAATCTCAATATATTTCTACTTATAAATTTTCTCAAATAACAAGGATAATCCGTTTTTTTGGTAAGACCCATAAGCTTTTGGCCATAATTTCGAAGAATGTGGTTTCGGCattcaattttttcaactaATAACATCGGACCATATGGCATCActtcgtttaatttttttgttacactACTATCGCCATCCCCTATAGAGTATGATACAATTATGAATTACTATAATAggaatctgatttttttttatatacataataatttatagtaggtactaagtagtaagtactaacCGATCAATTTGTTGTACTTTAGGCCATGGATTGAAATACTAGACAAAAATCCTTCTATAATTGCATCAGCCTCGATACTTGTAGCACCTTTTGaccaatttaaaaaacactCGTGAGTGTTCGGTGACTTATCAAGTACTTTGGCTCTCTCGCATATAACACAGTAGCGGTTACGAATTcccacaaacaatatttttttggttcgATATCCGATGATTGTAgcctataattaaaattttttatttagtaaaatattaattattattattattatttatttgtttattttttataatttactttataattaagtataattaagtataggtaatgaGAATATgagattataacataataataaaatacaaccaatacaattattaatattaatctatatatataagaatctaactggATTtcggagacgaaggaaaccggtttgtttgttaaattattataccttatctctattctataataaaaagagtaaaatttaccactccagtggttcaattcaaaatgtaggatatataattttcagaaattagcaataacaaca from Acyrthosiphon pisum isolate AL4f unplaced genomic scaffold, pea_aphid_22Mar2018_4r6ur Scaffold_21156;HRSCAF=23181, whole genome shotgun sequence includes the following:
- the LOC100575276 gene encoding uncharacterized protein LOC100575276 isoform X1, with the protein product METSNDSIESNAVILELDVPSNSIDILDKCISPIQSVTENNFMMTDLTNIDHSTIENHVIETSNDSIESNAVILELDVPSNSIDILDKCISPIQSVTENNFMMTDLTNIDHSTIENHVIETSNDSIESDLTIHFKGRRIVDMSHVFYQIQNSKQHTPGLGCSFMDVDFISESTKGFECSWKFQCRMCNMKTVITSEKRDPEIIPINKAVVNGTIAIGIGFTQLAELTASIDIPCMTAKIYLKYNTIVGADIKSSAWDEMRLAGMEEKRLALELGDIDEDGTPMCPVIADGQWSKRSYKTKYDALSGAATIIGYRTKKILFVGIRNRYCVICERAKVLDKSPNTHECFLNWSKGATSIEADAIIEGFLSSISIHGLKYNKLIGDGDSSVTKKLNEVMPYGPMLLVEKIECRNHILRNYGQKLMGLTKKTDYPCYLRKFISRNILRFRTAVTKAINHRKNLDDTMQEKIEGLRNDILNGPYHIFGHHLKCESYFCSGPKLNENDLVSEINKCGLMNDVKFVLRRVADNSKSLILDVDNNYCEQLNSIINKHIAGKRINFTQKQSYNIRIQAAIVSFNSKGNFIRTMHKKITNKSPGSIAKKFLKYTSDKRRNLKMRRSLFKSSGKYFKKKSSQGPDEFYGLAEPLLDILPDTVIKKKKEDFILSLTMTETARHILERETMQQANSQRWFVERRNRLTASNFGRICKMRPQTSCKSTVYDILYSSPTSSSLNYGKQTEETALKCLEFKISSKVQKCGLFIDKFIPYLAATPDGLIGSNSITEIKCPYSVKDSDTLEQALQEKKLPYISEKNGVYQLRKDHHYYFQIQGQMHITERHKCYFFIYTPEWTHLEIIHYDDVFWSKTMEKKLKLFYEECLLREIIDPQYYKRLMKSDIYEPAHIKENIDNHKKMKINKLGNK
- the LOC100575276 gene encoding uncharacterized protein LOC100575276 isoform X3; protein product: METSNDSIESDLTIHFKGRRIVDMSHVFYQIQNSKQHTPGLGCSFMDVDFISESTKGFECSWKFQCRMCNMKTVITSEKRDPEIIPINKAVVNGTIAIGIGFTQLAELTASIDIPCMTAKIYLKYNTIVGADIKSSAWDEMRLAGMEEKRLALELGDIDEDGTPMCPVIADGQWSKRSYKTKYDALSGAATIIGYRTKKILFVGIRNRYCVICERAKVLDKSPNTHECFLNWSKGATSIEADAIIEGFLSSISIHGLKYNKLIGDGDSSVTKKLNEVMPYGPMLLVEKIECRNHILRNYGQKLMGLTKKTDYPCYLRKFISRNILRFRTAVTKAINHRKNLDDTMQEKIEGLRNDILNGPYHIFGHHLKCESYFCSGPKLNENDLVSEINKCGLMNDVKFVLRRVADNSKSLILDVDNNYCEQLNSIINKHIAGKRINFTQKQSYNIRIQAAIVSFNSKGNFIRTMHKKITNKSPGSIAKKFLKYTSDKRRNLKMRRSLFKSSGKYFKKKSSQGPDEFYGLAEPLLDILPDTVIKKKKEDFILSLTMTETARHILERETMQQANSQRWFVERRNRLTASNFGRICKMRPQTSCKSTVYDILYSSPTSSSLNYGKQTEETALKCLEFKISSKVQKCGLFIDKFIPYLAATPDGLIGSNSITEIKCPYSVKDSDTLEQALQEKKLPYISEKNGVYQLRKDHHYYFQIQGQMHITERHKCYFFIYTPEWTHLEIIHYDDVFWSKTMEKKLKLFYEECLLREIIDPQYYKRLMKSDIYEPAHIKENIDNHKKMKINKLGNK
- the LOC100575276 gene encoding uncharacterized protein LOC100575276 isoform X2, producing the protein METSNDSIESIQSVTENNFMMTDLTNIDHSTIENHVIETSNDSIESNAVILELDVPSNSIDILDKCISPIQSVTENNFMMTDLTNIDHSTIENHVIETSNDSIESDLTIHFKGRRIVDMSHVFYQIQNSKQHTPGLGCSFMDVDFISESTKGFECSWKFQCRMCNMKTVITSEKRDPEIIPINKAVVNGTIAIGIGFTQLAELTASIDIPCMTAKIYLKYNTIVGADIKSSAWDEMRLAGMEEKRLALELGDIDEDGTPMCPVIADGQWSKRSYKTKYDALSGAATIIGYRTKKILFVGIRNRYCVICERAKVLDKSPNTHECFLNWSKGATSIEADAIIEGFLSSISIHGLKYNKLIGDGDSSVTKKLNEVMPYGPMLLVEKIECRNHILRNYGQKLMGLTKKTDYPCYLRKFISRNILRFRTAVTKAINHRKNLDDTMQEKIEGLRNDILNGPYHIFGHHLKCESYFCSGPKLNENDLVSEINKCGLMNDVKFVLRRVADNSKSLILDVDNNYCEQLNSIINKHIAGKRINFTQKQSYNIRIQAAIVSFNSKGNFIRTMHKKITNKSPGSIAKKFLKYTSDKRRNLKMRRSLFKSSGKYFKKKSSQGPDEFYGLAEPLLDILPDTVIKKKKEDFILSLTMTETARHILERETMQQANSQRWFVERRNRLTASNFGRICKMRPQTSCKSTVYDILYSSPTSSSLNYGKQTEETALKCLEFKISSKVQKCGLFIDKFIPYLAATPDGLIGSNSITEIKCPYSVKDSDTLEQALQEKKLPYISEKNGVYQLRKDHHYYFQIQGQMHITERHKCYFFIYTPEWTHLEIIHYDDVFWSKTMEKKLKLFYEECLLREIIDPQYYKRLMKSDIYEPAHIKENIDNHKKMKINKLGNK